One segment of Triticum aestivum cultivar Chinese Spring chromosome 2A, IWGSC CS RefSeq v2.1, whole genome shotgun sequence DNA contains the following:
- the LOC123191509 gene encoding peroxidase 2-like: MFTIILRGPSWTLQLGRRDSTMASVTLANNDLPPPSLDVAGLSSRFATKGFSLTDMVVLSGAHTVGRVQCKNFRNRLYNEANIDPDYATKLKANCPQPTGSGDRNLAQLDDTTATMNADSFDNNYFLNLQLNKGLLHSDQVLSTICAGGATENIVDSFAANPETFRNAFASAMVKMGNLSPLTGSQGMVRRTRSSGCRFLELGLVDTSYSYPLI; encoded by the coding sequence ATGTTCACCATAATTTTAAGAGGGCCGTCATGGACACTTCAACTAGGGAGGAGGGACTCCACCATGGCTAGCGTGACACTGGCCAACAATGACCTGCCTCCGCCGTCCTTGGACGTCGCCGGCCTCAGCAGCAGATTCGCCACCAAGGGGTTCAGCTTGACCGATATGGTCGTCCTCTCTGGGGCACACACGGTTGGGAGGGTGCAGTGCAAGAACTTCAGGAACAGGCTCTACAACGAGGCCAACATCGACCCGGACTATGCGACGAAACTCAAGGCCAACTGTCCCCAGCCAACCGGCTCTGGCGACAGGAACTTGGCCCAGCTGGATGACACGACGGCAACCATGAACGCGGACTCGTTCGACAACAACTACTTCCTGAACCTCCAGCTCAACAAGGGGCTCCTGCACTCCGACCAGGTGCTCTCCACCATTTGCGCCGGTGGTGCCACTGAGAACATCGTCGACAGCTTCGCGGCTAACCCGGAGACGTTCAGGAACGCCTTCGCCTCGGCCATGGTGAAGATGGGGAACCTCAGCCCATTGACTGGCTCCCAGGGAATGGTCAGGCGCACCCGCTCCAGCGGATGCAGATTTTTAGAGCTTGGGCTCGTGGACACCTCCTATTCTTACCCTTTAATATAG